A single genomic interval of Myxocyprinus asiaticus isolate MX2 ecotype Aquarium Trade chromosome 19, UBuf_Myxa_2, whole genome shotgun sequence harbors:
- the LOC127409932 gene encoding protein CEBPZOS-like has translation MSPKPMEPFARKIFKGIILFEVAGVIGAYALFHKMNSSRDFRCTVNTYCPQILEVYYRSNEWSGIYGIREADHEVWSSKLE, from the exons ATGTCTCCTAAACCCATGGAGCCATTTGCAAGAAAGATTTTTAAAGGAATCATTCTGTTTGAGGTGGCTGGTGTGATTGGGGCATATGCACTCTTTCACAAGATGAACTCCAGTCGAG aCTTCAGATGCACTGTGAATACTTATTGTCCTCAAATTCTAGAGG TGTATTACAGATCAAATGAGTGGTCTGGGATCTATGGCATCCGGGAGGCAGATCATGAGGTCTGGTCTTCCAAGCTGGAGTAG